Proteins from a single region of Desulfosporosinus sp. Sb-LF:
- a CDS encoding TIGR03936 family radical SAM-associated protein has product MRLRIAYTKIEDARYIAHLDLTRVFERAIRRAGIHMSYSEGFNPRPKISFGFALAVGTEGEREYVDVDLEQDMDLGEVLGRVQEQLPPGIRLLQVSALNQGAKPLMAVLNAASYRMRVPMALPIQAERLQEAVGAWLAREHVTFSRYSKKGPTDKDIRPWIKQLEAEIRGDEIVFELEVEMGNAGSVRPEEVLASLRELENLPLDLEALQIKRTGVHVSYQGEKKSPIDEA; this is encoded by the coding sequence ATGCGGCTAAGAATCGCCTATACCAAAATAGAAGATGCAAGGTATATCGCACACCTTGATTTGACACGGGTGTTTGAACGTGCGATCCGTCGGGCTGGAATCCATATGTCTTATTCGGAGGGTTTTAACCCACGTCCCAAAATTTCCTTCGGCTTTGCCCTTGCGGTAGGGACGGAAGGGGAGCGGGAGTACGTGGATGTTGACCTCGAGCAAGACATGGATTTGGGAGAAGTCTTAGGACGTGTTCAGGAGCAATTGCCTCCTGGAATTCGACTCCTGCAAGTAAGTGCTCTGAACCAAGGGGCGAAGCCTCTGATGGCAGTTCTCAATGCGGCGAGTTATCGGATGCGCGTTCCGATGGCTTTGCCGATTCAAGCGGAACGATTGCAAGAAGCGGTGGGCGCTTGGCTCGCTCGGGAACATGTGACGTTTTCACGTTATTCCAAAAAAGGACCAACGGATAAGGACATCCGGCCGTGGATTAAGCAGTTAGAGGCGGAAATCCGTGGGGATGAGATTGTTTTTGAGCTTGAAGTTGAGATGGGGAACGCTGGGAGTGTTCGTCCAGAGGAAGTTCTGGCGAGCCTTCGCGAGCTTGAGAATTTGCCGCTTGATTTGGAGGCATTGCAGATTAAGAGGACGGGAGTTCATGTGAGTTATCAGGGGGAGAAGAAGTCACCAATCGATGAGGCTTGA
- a CDS encoding TIGR03960 family B12-binding radical SAM protein codes for MSNFTAAEIRRQVERFLPKVLKPSRYLGSEWNAIRKDWDKTEVQMAFAFPDVYEVGMSHLGTRILYHLVNSFPEFLCERVFAPWVDMEETLRAKGIPLYALESFQPLKAFDVVGFTLQYEMSYTNILNMLDLAGIPMRTEERGPEDPWIIAGGPCAFNPEPLVGFVDFFLIGESEEQLPEVLRLIAEQKKQPVSRKDFLVRVAQVQGVYVPEFYHVSYKADGRIEKIESEAGVPAVVEKAIVQDLDQAFFPTNPVVPYMEIVHDRMMLEVMRGCSRGCRFCQAGMLYRPVRERSLETLMKQTEELVRSTGYDQVALTSLSSGDYTCIRPVIENILEKHGAEGVGVSLPSLRVDSFDVGLADTVQKARKSGLTFAPEAGSQRLRDVINKGVTEENLLTAVEEAFKKGWSTIKLYFMVGLPTETQEDIDGIVDLAKKVANLGTKLGRRNITVTISTSFFVPKPHTPFQWEPQESKASVDLKQRYLRDKLRDRRLKYSYHDVKTSYLEAVFAKGDRRLAPLLEWAVKHGCRFDGWSEHFHEEVWMEGFKELGIDPHFYANRAVDYDDILPWDHLESGVTKQFMMEEHHRALQETKTIDCRYDQCTGCGICPGRGVQIELKG; via the coding sequence ATGAGTAATTTTACTGCGGCGGAGATACGCCGGCAGGTCGAACGGTTTTTACCTAAAGTCTTGAAACCTAGCCGCTATTTAGGATCAGAATGGAATGCAATTCGCAAAGATTGGGATAAAACCGAAGTGCAGATGGCCTTTGCTTTCCCGGATGTGTATGAAGTGGGAATGTCTCATTTAGGGACGAGAATCCTATATCACCTGGTTAATTCGTTCCCGGAATTTCTCTGTGAGAGGGTTTTTGCTCCTTGGGTGGATATGGAAGAGACGCTGCGAGCAAAGGGGATTCCACTCTACGCATTGGAATCCTTTCAACCACTCAAAGCATTTGATGTGGTTGGATTTACACTTCAGTACGAAATGAGTTATACCAATATTCTCAATATGCTCGATTTAGCGGGGATTCCGATGCGGACGGAAGAACGCGGGCCAGAAGATCCTTGGATCATAGCAGGAGGCCCTTGCGCGTTTAATCCAGAACCCCTTGTTGGATTCGTTGACTTCTTTCTCATCGGGGAGAGTGAAGAGCAGTTGCCAGAGGTGCTTCGCCTCATAGCTGAACAGAAGAAACAGCCTGTCTCTCGGAAGGACTTTCTCGTGAGAGTTGCACAGGTTCAAGGGGTTTATGTTCCAGAATTTTATCATGTATCGTATAAAGCGGATGGACGAATCGAGAAAATCGAGTCGGAGGCCGGTGTTCCAGCGGTTGTGGAAAAGGCTATAGTTCAGGATTTGGATCAAGCGTTTTTCCCTACGAACCCAGTGGTGCCGTACATGGAAATTGTGCATGATCGGATGATGCTTGAAGTCATGCGCGGCTGTTCTCGGGGATGTCGTTTCTGCCAAGCGGGGATGCTTTACCGACCCGTTCGGGAGCGCTCGCTGGAAACGCTAATGAAGCAAACGGAGGAATTGGTTCGTTCGACGGGGTATGATCAGGTCGCGCTGACATCTCTTTCGAGTGGAGATTACACGTGTATTCGTCCAGTGATTGAGAACATCCTGGAAAAGCATGGGGCAGAAGGGGTTGGAGTTTCTCTCCCTTCCCTGCGAGTTGACTCCTTTGATGTCGGTTTGGCGGATACTGTCCAGAAGGCTCGTAAATCCGGGTTGACGTTTGCTCCAGAAGCAGGGTCACAGCGTTTGCGCGACGTGATTAATAAAGGGGTCACGGAAGAAAACCTCTTAACGGCTGTTGAGGAAGCGTTTAAGAAGGGCTGGTCCACCATCAAGTTATATTTCATGGTGGGGTTACCAACTGAGACACAGGAAGATATTGATGGTATCGTTGATCTGGCGAAGAAGGTTGCCAATCTGGGAACTAAGCTTGGTCGTAGGAATATCACGGTGACAATCTCTACGAGTTTCTTCGTTCCCAAACCTCACACCCCGTTTCAATGGGAGCCGCAGGAATCGAAAGCTTCAGTCGATTTGAAGCAGAGGTATCTGAGAGATAAATTGAGAGATCGTCGACTTAAATATAGTTATCATGATGTGAAAACGAGTTATCTCGAAGCGGTCTTTGCTAAAGGAGATCGGCGATTGGCACCGCTTTTGGAATGGGCGGTCAAACATGGCTGCCGATTCGATGGTTGGTCTGAGCATTTCCACGAAGAGGTGTGGATGGAGGGATTTAAAGAACTAGGAATAGATCCCCATTTTTACGCTAACCGGGCTGTAGACTATGACGATATTTTACCCTGGGATCATCTGGAAAGTGGTGTGACAAAGCAGTTTATGATGGAAGAGCACCATCGGGCACTGCAGGAAACAAAGACCATCGATTGCCGATATGACCAATGTACCGGGTGTGGTATTTGCCCGGGCAGAGGAGTTCAGATTGAGTTGAAAGGGTGA
- a CDS encoding M50 family metallopeptidase, protein MELVKISGVSIRIHPTFLLVLVLYGVLGLMAQALLVFALVLGHELAHLMAARAYGFKVIGLELFPFGGAAYCDDLFEGRKLEESVMALAGPAFNLVLLFSAQALRWNGVWEGDFADDFVRYNLWLAAFNLIPVLPLDGGRVMRSLCAEGFGFVKSTKFLARSGQGLGILLALWGMLLWGWGKFSEGPLAFIILGGFFWLAGSKEISAAHITFLRQLTRKKEELLRKGLMRSKWLTVQRDTPLVRIVEEFTPDRYALVSLATEEMKMGKTLTETDVVEGMLREGIRFPVGKL, encoded by the coding sequence ATGGAACTCGTAAAAATATCTGGGGTGAGCATCCGAATCCATCCCACATTTCTGCTGGTTTTGGTACTCTACGGAGTCCTGGGTTTAATGGCCCAGGCTCTTCTCGTCTTTGCCTTGGTTTTAGGCCATGAGTTAGCCCATCTTATGGCGGCGAGGGCGTATGGATTTAAAGTCATAGGGCTTGAACTTTTTCCCTTTGGTGGAGCGGCGTACTGTGATGACCTCTTTGAGGGGAGGAAACTTGAGGAAAGTGTCATGGCCTTGGCGGGCCCTGCTTTTAACTTGGTCCTCTTATTTTCGGCCCAGGCGTTAAGGTGGAATGGTGTGTGGGAAGGGGATTTTGCGGATGATTTCGTTCGATATAACCTTTGGCTTGCAGCCTTTAATTTGATACCCGTTTTACCGCTAGATGGAGGCCGTGTCATGCGGTCCCTTTGCGCAGAAGGCTTTGGATTCGTCAAGAGCACGAAATTTTTGGCAAGGTCTGGCCAGGGGTTGGGTATTCTATTGGCCCTATGGGGAATGCTTCTTTGGGGATGGGGAAAGTTCTCGGAAGGACCACTCGCCTTTATTATTTTAGGAGGCTTCTTTTGGCTGGCAGGGAGTAAAGAAATCTCAGCCGCTCATATTACCTTTCTCAGGCAGTTAACACGTAAGAAGGAAGAACTATTGCGGAAAGGGCTGATGCGTAGTAAATGGTTGACGGTTCAAAGAGATACTCCCTTGGTGCGGATCGTTGAGGAGTTTACCCCTGATCGCTACGCTTTGGTCTCCCTAGCGACAGAGGAAATGAAGATGGGTAAGACTCTCACTGAGACAGATGTAGTGGAAGGAATGTTGCGGGAGGGGATTCGCTTCCCGGTAGGTAAACTTTAG